In the Dolichospermum flos-aquae CCAP 1403/13F genome, GAAACAGGAACTTACATTGTGCGCGTTCATTCTTTTGGGGAAACTGGGGTAGGGAAGTTTAAACTCAAGGTGACAAAACTGCAACCTGTGAAGTAGCCTTTGCTCGTCCAATCCCATCCTTAATTGGGTATAATTGAATTGACGAGTTAAACGGAATAAATTATGAAAATTCAAGTAATCATATAGGCAAAAATTTTTGTGGTGATAAAATGCCAATAAACAACTTAGGAACTATTCTGGAGATAGAGGTTTTGTTGCTCAAGTAGGTTAGATATGGAAACTGAGGAACTAAAACGGCGTTATCTTGCAGGAGAAAGATATTTTGTTTCTGCTAAATTAATCAGGGCTAAATTAATTAATGCCTATTTACCCGGAATTAATTTATGGGGAGCAGATTTAAGTGAAGCTAACTTAGCTAAAGCTAAACTCTGGGGTGCAGATTTGAGTGGAACGAATTTAGCAAAGGCAAATTTGACTAAAGCAAATTTATCTGGTGTCAATCTCACTGAAGCAAATCTTCGGGGTGCTAGGCTGCATTATACTAAGTTATATGGAGCGAATTTACATCGTGCATATTATGATGAAAGCACCAAATTTCCTCGAAATTTTGATCCTCTTAGTCACAATATGCACAAGTTGTAATTACAGCGATTTTCGGGTAAATGAACCACATTTTTTTGCCTCACGCTCCAGACGCAGAGGTGCAAAGAGGAATCAAGAGTTTGGTCTAAATACATGAAAACTGCTGTAATTGTCAATTAAACTGATTCTGGTGCTGGTATGGGGAATATTTCTCCAGCTAAATATGCGGAAAAGTGCTTTTGAAAATAAAGCCAAGATGTCATATCTTCCCCCTCAACATAACTTTTTGGGGCTGCTTTATATAAAGGAACGCGAGTATTTATTTCCTGTTGTAAAATTGGGTGTAATGCTTGTAAACCGCTGACTTTATTACCTGTAGCACTGTAGATTAAATAACCAGGATGTTTACCCATTTTCATCCAAGGTAACCATTGACCAATTCTATCCCAAGACAGGCTTAATTGCGTAACTGAATTTAGTTCTGCATTTTCTAATTCTGCTGTAGGTACAGAGATTTTAAATAATTCTGCGGCTTGATAAATTCCTCCTGGACAATAATCAGCAAATTCGGGATTTTCGGCTAAAGGATTCGGATAGTTAGGAAAGATATCAAATACAAAATTAGTTTTTTCTCCTGCTATTTGGACAGGTAATTTATTTTTAAATTGACCTTGAACGGGACTATTAGCAACGTGCATAACTGTAACTGTTTCCTCTGTCCAAGGGTTTTCCCATTGATGTAAAATCTCCTTTGTTTCTGGGTTGAGATAATAAGTCAGTTCTCTAGAAGTAAAATCCCAACTACCTTCCTCAGTGGGAATACAACGACTTACACTCATTCCCACAATTTTAAATAATAATTGTCGTTTTTCTCCAGGAATAAAACTATAAATATTCCCTGTCCAACTCAGAAAATTAGATTCGTTAGCATCTAAAGAAGCACGGGTTTTAATCCATTGTTCAACATCTACTAATTGGGTTTGTCCTATCATGCTATATCTCCTGAAATCTTAAATCTTGTTAAATTGGCTAATTTTTACTTACTTTCCACTATATTCCAAAAATAACCATCTGGGGCAACAAAAGAAAAACTATTTTCTGCAAATTCATTATTTACAATTTCCGTAATTTGTTTTGCTGCACTTTCTCGCACTAGTTGCCAATACGTCTCTATTTCCTGCACTTTATAAGTATAAAGACACATTCCTAAACTTCCTGGTTGGGCATCTACAGAACGTGATTCTAAGGTAATATTTTCTGGAAAGCGAATAATATAAAGTCTACCACTTCGCGCTGCCATAAAATCAGTTTGAGAAGAACGAGGATCATCAAAAGCCGTAACTATAAATTTTTCTCCTGGGTTCAGTGCAAAAAATTCTCTTCCTGCTAAAGATGATTCATAAGTTGTTTCTATATCATCACGTACACGCAATAAACCTAAAGCTTGTTCATAGAATTTGAGAATTTCCTTACTATCATCTTGGACAACTATACCTACATGAGTAAACTGACTAGTTTTTAAAGGTGAATGATCATTAATCTGTCCATAATTAGTCACATCATAACCAAAACGTTGAAATAAAACTTGCCGACTAAATGGTTGAAGTAATAGCATTTCTCGTACCCCCACCAACGGTTCTACGAAAGGACGAATTTTTTGATCTTTGTTATAAATTACTTCCCAGTGAGTTTGAGTGTAAAGAATGTTTTCACCAATTGATTTTGCTGCTTCCGCATGATTTAAAATCCCTAATATATCAGCAGTTAAGCTAGTAGCCCAACGATTACCTTTTGTTTTCATGGAACTCACACCTAACCCTGTAGATGTAGGATTTTGCCAAATCATTAACCGAATTAATCCATGATCTGCATTTTGATGATAAAGTCGAATAGTCTGTAAAGGTGAATTTACCCGATATAGTTGATAAGCTGTAGTTGCGGTTAATTCTCCTATTTCTCCAATCCGATAACCAAATTGTTGCCAATATTGAATTGCGGAAATAGCATCTGTGACACCAATACAGACTTCATATATGCTGCTAATTGTTGTATTATTGTTTGAATTCATAATTTATTTAGGGGGAAAATTTTATGGTTAAACGGAATAATTCAGTTAAGTCCATGTCCGCAAATGGGGAAAGTTATGAAGCTAAGATAGCAGAAATTGAAACTATTATCACTCGCATTGAAGGAGGTGAATTACAATTAGCGGATATATTTGCAGAATTTGCCACTGCGGTTAAGTATTTACAAGAATGTGATAGTTTTCTACAGCAGCAACAGCAGCAGGTAGATTTGTTAATTGAAACTTTGCAAGATGACCAGAAGTAAATAAATGGAAGACAATCAAAATATGCGACGATATGCAAATTTTCCTGAATGCGTTATCTTAGTTGAGTTTTGTAAAATTGTCAAAACCAAATAAGTAATAAATACTTTTTAAATACAGCCAAACATACCATTCATTATTACCGTAATTGTGGTAATTGCCAAAATTAGTTAATTCAGGTATCAGAAACAAACATCATTTTGGATATGTTGAAACTTTACCTGATTAACCAAATTAAGAAAAAATTAACTTGTGAGACTATTTGCTAATTAATAACTACGGCTTACAAATCTTTCTGAGGAATCGGTTCATGAAACTCGATCATTAATTGCATGGTTTCTACGGCTAAATCACGTAAATCTTGATTGAGATATACAGCACCTTGAGAACCAAACCAACGGTCAAAAATCGCCACATATTTGGAGTTATTGTTCACAAATCCTTGCATAAATTTGACGAGGGAATAATTCACTGAATTGAGGAATTTAGAGTTATTCTCAGGAACCATACAAGCAATTCCTTCTCGTGAATAGGGACGAGGGGGGACTATGGCAAAACTATCTGGATTTTTTGCTGTTTGTAACCATCCCTCTAAAAGAATGCTATCGGATGCAAAAGCGTCAATTTTACCCTGTTCCAAAGCTGCAAATGCTTCCGGTCTAGTCTTAAAATATACAAGCTTAGACTGGGGTTGTATTTGCTTGATTGCTTGTTCATTGGTAGTTCCAGCTAACACACCCACACGCTTATTAATCAGGGATTCTGGTGAACCTAAATTGGTTTCCTTTTTAATTAAAATTTGCGTCCCTGTGACACCATAACTAATAGAAAAATCAACTTTTTTATCTCGTTCCCAAGTAAAACTACTGGCATCACAGACAATATCAACTTGTCGGTTAATTATCTTAGGAATCCTTGCTGCTGGGGTAACTGCAACTAATTTAAGTGTAATTTTTTTGCCTAATTCTTTCTCTAATTGCTGTTGGATTAAAGTTAGCATATCCACAGAATAACCAGTCAATTTTCCTTGACTGTTGGAGTAGGCAAATGGTAAAGCATCTTTGCTTGTACCAGCAGTTAATACTCCTGTTCGGGCTACTTTTTCCATCACTGTTTCTGCCTTAGCAACACCGGGTATTAATCCTGATAATATCAAACCGAAGATCACAGGGGCAATATTTTTATATATCTTCGACATAGTGAAAGCAGGTAAATGGGAGAGATTTATTTTGGTACTTACAAACATATTAATCTTGGGGAATCCATAGAATCAAAATGATTAAATTATCTCTATTAAAGATCAAGTTAACAGTTCTAGAAATGATTCTTCACATTAGACCCTGTACAGAATTATGAAACCAATTAATTCATCCGTCTTGATCTGCGTTTATCTGCGTTTATCTGCGTTTATATAGCGATCGCAGAGGAAATTATCAAAAATTCTGAATTGATGAAAAGTTCCTTGTCTGGTAATAGTTCCACATAACCACTAACAATATTTTCTGTCTCTACCCCTACCACATCAAAATCTTGTAACTGCATCCAATGTAATACTTCTTTGACATCAGCATCAACCGACACAGCCTTGAGAGGTTCGGCTACATATTCTATAGTGATACTTTTCTCAAATAGGCCGCGTAAATCTTGCGAGCGTGATTTTAGCTGTTTCATCTACCCTGAGAAATAAAATAAATATTAGCAAAATTAGTATTTCATAAAACTCCCTACCATAACTGTTCTTTAGATTCATCTTTGTCAAAGTAGGAAGAACTTTTCCACTATAGTTTAATTTTTGATACAGTATTAATGCTGAATGTAATATAACGCAATTATTTTCCATGTCAACACAAAAACCATCTGTTAGTCTCATTCGGGCTAAATCCTACGAACAGGAAGCTTTAAAAGAATCCTTAGAAACACTGCTAGAACCTTTAGGGGGTATGGCTGCTTTTGTGAAACCAGGAAACCGCGTTTTACTCAAACCCAACCTGCTCACAGGTTCTCGTCCTACTAAAGAATGCACCACCAGACCAGAATTAGTGCGTGCTGTTGCCGAAATGGTAATTGCAGTGGGTGGAAATCCATTTTTAGGAGATAGTCCCGCTTTTGGTAGTGCTAAAGGTGTGGCCATAGCGAATGGTTTATTACCAATTTTAGAAGAACTAAAATTACCACTGGTGGAATTTCACGGGAAACGTTATCAAACCGTCAACGACAATTTTAATCACTTGCTTTTATCGAAAGAAGCAATGGAAGCAGACGTGATTATTAATCTGCCTAAAGTTAAATCTCATATGCAATTAACCCTAACTTTAGGAGTTAAAAATCTCTTTGGTTGTGTTCCTGGGAAAATGAAAGCTTGGTGGCACATGGAAGCTGGTAAAGATGCTAACAAATTTGGAGAAATGTTAGTAGAAACTGCCAGAGCAATTAATCCAACTTTAACAATTTTAGATGGAATTATTGGTCATGAAGGTA is a window encoding:
- a CDS encoding pentapeptide repeat-containing protein; the encoded protein is METEELKRRYLAGERYFVSAKLIRAKLINAYLPGINLWGADLSEANLAKAKLWGADLSGTNLAKANLTKANLSGVNLTEANLRGARLHYTKLYGANLHRAYYDESTKFPRNFDPLSHNMHKL
- a CDS encoding VOC family protein; its protein translation is MNSNNNTTISSIYEVCIGVTDAISAIQYWQQFGYRIGEIGELTATTAYQLYRVNSPLQTIRLYHQNADHGLIRLMIWQNPTSTGLGVSSMKTKGNRWATSLTADILGILNHAEAAKSIGENILYTQTHWEVIYNKDQKIRPFVEPLVGVREMLLLQPFSRQVLFQRFGYDVTNYGQINDHSPLKTSQFTHVGIVVQDDSKEILKFYEQALGLLRVRDDIETTYESSLAGREFFALNPGEKFIVTAFDDPRSSQTDFMAARSGRLYIIRFPENITLESRSVDAQPGSLGMCLYTYKVQEIETYWQLVRESAAKQITEIVNNEFAENSFSFVAPDGYFWNIVESK
- the xseB gene encoding exodeoxyribonuclease VII small subunit; this translates as MVKRNNSVKSMSANGESYEAKIAEIETIITRIEGGELQLADIFAEFATAVKYLQECDSFLQQQQQQVDLLIETLQDDQK
- a CDS encoding amino acid ABC transporter substrate-binding protein, which translates into the protein MSKIYKNIAPVIFGLILSGLIPGVAKAETVMEKVARTGVLTAGTSKDALPFAYSNSQGKLTGYSVDMLTLIQQQLEKELGKKITLKLVAVTPAARIPKIINRQVDIVCDASSFTWERDKKVDFSISYGVTGTQILIKKETNLGSPESLINKRVGVLAGTTNEQAIKQIQPQSKLVYFKTRPEAFAALEQGKIDAFASDSILLEGWLQTAKNPDSFAIVPPRPYSREGIACMVPENNSKFLNSVNYSLVKFMQGFVNNNSKYVAIFDRWFGSQGAVYLNQDLRDLAVETMQLMIEFHEPIPQKDL
- a CDS encoding DUF362 domain-containing protein, giving the protein MSTQKPSVSLIRAKSYEQEALKESLETLLEPLGGMAAFVKPGNRVLLKPNLLTGSRPTKECTTRPELVRAVAEMVIAVGGNPFLGDSPAFGSAKGVAIANGLLPILEELKLPLVEFHGKRYQTVNDNFNHLLLSKEAMEADVIINLPKVKSHMQLTLTLGVKNLFGCVPGKMKAWWHMEAGKDANKFGEMLVETARAINPTLTILDGIIGHEGNGPSGGEPRKLEILAAASNVFALDRAMLEILQVAPAQVPTVAASQRLGICPELSDIHFPNLSPDLLQITDWQLPEKLMPIDFAMPRVIKSTFRHLYIRFIKEPMSAYTGGRL
- a CDS encoding DUF1838 domain-containing protein; translated protein: MIGQTQLVDVEQWIKTRASLDANESNFLSWTGNIYSFIPGEKRQLLFKIVGMSVSRCIPTEEGSWDFTSRELTYYLNPETKEILHQWENPWTEETVTVMHVANSPVQGQFKNKLPVQIAGEKTNFVFDIFPNYPNPLAENPEFADYCPGGIYQAAELFKISVPTAELENAELNSVTQLSLSWDRIGQWLPWMKMGKHPGYLIYSATGNKVSGLQALHPILQQEINTRVPLYKAAPKSYVEGEDMTSWLYFQKHFSAYLAGEIFPIPAPESV